One genomic window of Salvia miltiorrhiza cultivar Shanhuang (shh) chromosome 4, IMPLAD_Smil_shh, whole genome shotgun sequence includes the following:
- the LOC131020797 gene encoding phospholipase A1 PLIP1, chloroplastic — MAAALPQIPTARDGGVGGLRRSFSTKDLQRRGMMRRSYSDNHIRASLQVQPNLKSSRSHSGLFNIQLSPGAMIPETLKSFLFDPEETDLKRIDDHDHDHYGDRDRDEMEIKKRGNWIEMIVELRNKWKGNKNDDVESYVDVGEGCEVEYDDDDDDEGGGETAVDKETFSSLLRHVSWSDTKMFAQLAFLCNMAYVIPDMKREDLRRHYGLEFVTSSLEKKAAAAAIRDKVEPDSVRAESSTSSAEVASCSSSAAYEIAATAASYVQSRAKHLIALGSEPQLGEDGSVEEAAEENEPRNHKSERAACVAASTMTALVAAGEKEKEKAARDLQSLHSAPCEWFVCDDLDIYTRSFVIQGSDSLASWQANLFFEPTKFEGTNVLVHRGIYEAAKGIYDQFMPEIKEHINRFGERARFRFTGHSLGGSLALLVNLMLLTRKEVKLRNLLPVVTFGSPFVFCGGHKILEQLGLDESHVRCVMMHRDIVPRAFSCNYPNYVAQLLKRLSGTFRSHPCLNKNKVLYTPIGKVFILQPHEKSSPAHPLLPAGSALYELQNGSASLTKRAFREFLNSPHPLETLSDPTAYGSEGTILRDHDSSNYLKAVHEVIRQHSRAFVREARKERNQMWPLLTSRSPHAWRHTCEIDEKVLTRV; from the exons CAACCACATCAGAGCGTCGCTGCAGGTGCAGCCGAACCTGAAGAGCAGCCGCTCCCACAGCGGCCTCTTCAACATCCAGCTGTCTCCGGGAGCGATGATCCCGGAGACGCTGAAGTCGTTCCTCTTCGATCCAGAGGAGACGGATTTGAAGAGGATCGACGATCACGATCACGATCACTACGGTGATCGTGATCGTGATGAGATGGAGATCAAGAAGAGGGGCAATTGGATCGAGATGATCGTGGAGCTCAGGAATAAGTGGAAGGGGAATAAAAACGACGACGTCGAGAGCTACGTCGACGTCGGCGAGGGCTGCGAAGTCGAatacgacgacgacgacgacgacgaagGCGGAGGCGAAACGGCCGTCGATAAGGAGACGTTTTCGTCTCTGCTGAGGCACGTTTCGTGGTCGGATACGAAGATGTTCGCGCAGCTTGCATTCCTGTGCAACATGGCGTATGTGATCCCAGACATGAAG AGGGAGGATTTGAGGCGGCATTACGGGCTCGAGTTCGTGACGTCGTCTCTGGAgaagaaggcggcggcggcggcgatcagAGACAAAGTCGAGCCGGATTCGGTGCGAGCGGAATCGTCGACGTCGTCGGCGGAGGTTGCGTCGTGTTCGTCGTCGGCAGCTTACGAGATCGCGGCGACGGCCGCGTCGTACGTCCAGTCGCGGGCGAAGCACCTCATCGCGCTGGGCTCGGAGCCGCAGCTCGGCGAGGATGGGTCGGTGGAGGAAGCGGCGGAGGAGAACGAGCCGAGGAACCACAAGTCCGAGAGGGCGGCGTGCGTGGCCGCGTCGACCATGACGGCGCTGGTGGCCGCgggggagaaggagaaggagaaggcggCGAGGGACCTTCAGTCGCTCCACTCCGCCCCGTGCGAGTGGTTCGTGTGCGATGATCTCGACATATACACTCGCTCCTTCGTCATCCAG GGATCAGACTCATTGGCATCCTGGCAGGCGAATCTCTTCTTCGAACCAACTAAATTTGAG GGAACAAATGTGTTGGTTCATAGAGGAATCTATGAAGCAGCGAAGGGGATATATGATCAATTCATGCCGGAGATCAAAGAGCATATAAACAGATTCGGGGAGCGGGCGAGGTTCCGGTTCACGGGGCATTCGCTAGGCGGCAGCCTCGCGCTTCTCGTGAACTTGATGCTCCTCACGAGGAAGGAAGTGAAGCTCCGGAATCTCCTCCCGGTGGTGACATTCGGGTCCCCGTTCGTGTTCTGTGGCGGACACAAGATCCTCGAGCAATTAGGTCTCGACGAGAGCCACGTCCGTTGCGTGATGATGCATAGGGACATCGTCCCGAGGGCCTTCTCCTGCAACTACCCCAACTACGTGGCGCAGCTGCTCAAGCGTCTCAGTGGCACGTTCCGTTCCCATCCGTGTCTCAACAAGAAT AAAGTGTTGTATACTCCCATTGGGAAGGTCTTCATCCTGCAGCCACACGAGAAGTCGTCTCCGGCCCACCCGTTGCTTCCAGCGGGCAGCGCCCTCTACGAGCTGCAGAATGGCAGCGCCTCCCTAACCAAGCGCGCGTTTAGGGAGTTCCTTAACTCGCCTCACCCCCTCGAGACGTTGAGCGACCCCACCGCTTACGGCTCCGAGGGCACGATCCTGCGGGACCACGACTCGAGCAACTACTTGAAGGCCGTGCACGAAGTGATAAGGCAGCATTCGAGGGCCTTCGTGAGGGAAGCCAGGAAAGAGAGGAACCAAATGTGGCCACTCTTGACTTCAAGATCACCACATGCTTGGCGCCACACTTGTGAAATAGATGAAAAAGTATTAACTCGAGTTTGA